Genomic segment of Populus trichocarpa isolate Nisqually-1 chromosome 12, P.trichocarpa_v4.1, whole genome shotgun sequence:
TGGGCGTACGAAAGTCAAAGTTTCGTCTATGGGTATAGTGGTGTATAGGGTTGTGGGTTTCTGATGgtgaatttttttgttgctgttgtggtggtggtggtgacagGTGGTGGATAGTAATCCGTATAGTAGGCTAATGGCACTTCAGAGGATGGGTATAGTGGACAATTATGAGAGAATTCGGGACTTCTCGGTTGCCGTCATTGTCTGTATTTGCTATTTATCTCCTCATACTCTTCCTTTAGCTGTTTCTAGTATTGAAAACTTGATGAAGAATTgttatgcatatattttttttcaagttaaattgaATACTATCCACGATTCCTTCACTATTCTAAGTCTGgaaatgttgttttgattgGTTATTTTCCATATGACGGCAGGGAATTGGCGGCGTAGGTTGTGTTGTAGCTGAGATGTTAACAAGTTGTGGCATAAGTCGTCTTTTATTGTATGATTATGACAAAGTGGAGTTGGCTAACATAAATAGGCTTTTCTTATATGATTTTCactttttatatcaacttttatATAGGCATATGGTTATTGAAAccccaacccccccccccccccccccaacagaATCATAATGCAGTATATTACTCTGATATTATTTTGCTGCATTGGATGTTAATATCCATTGATATGAATTGCATTTCAGGGAGTTGTTGCAGGGCTCTTAGTGCAAAATACGCTGAAGTTCCTGCTACAGTTTGGACATGTCTCTCCTTACCTGGTAAATTTCATGTTAATCACCTTTTTCTCTTATTGTCCAATGTGGTAGCTGAATTTAACTAGTATATAGAACTTTATGTTTCTCACTTGTCACCTAGTTTTGTTGTCAAATTAGCTGAATGAATGTTGATTCCCTGACTGGTTTTGACAGATTCTGACTTTATTGCATGGTTGCAGGGTTACAATTCTCTTAAAGATTATTTCCCAACCATGGAAATGAGGCCAAATCCTCAATGTTCAAATGCAGCTTGTCTAGAGCGTCAGGTATAAAAGCCAGATCTACCTTGATTTTCTACCAGATATCTTTCTTGGGAAATCTATCCATTTAGCATTTTTCAGCTTTCTTGCGCACTGTAATAATTATATGTACCATGCAGAAAGAATACCTCCTTGAAAAGCCTGCTGGGGATGCTGCAATCAGAGCCAAGATGGAGGCAGAAGCATTATTAGTTCCAGAAGGCCCACTCCATGCGGATAATGAATGGGACATCAGGTGGTTCTTAGGATGATAGATTGGTGTATACCATATCATTATCTTGCACATAGGTCTATAGCTTGTAAACATATTTCATGctaaaaaaagttgtgtttttgTTCCATCTCAGAAAACTAGGAAAACATGTTTactaaatacaattttttttcttttcaaaattgaaaaccagGGCCCTTTTTggcataaattgaaaatattaaaaggaaTGACCATAAAATATTAGGTGAACCAATCAAAGCCCTGATTTGTAGTGAAGAACTTCAAAAACAACCATTttgatgttttctaattttctggAAAGATAGAGAAATAGAAAACATGCTTTtccaataaatcaatttttattttcagttaggAAATGCATTTCCTTTagttttctgtttatttttttttaaaaaatctagaaaactGGAAGATTTTCCACAATTAAACGCAACCTAAAATATGATTGTATACAAGTGCTTTGGTTGGTCAATTGCTTTGGGAGTGATGTTTGGTATGTTTTAATAAGAGTTCCCTGCCATAATTTACTAGTTATCACccgatttttcttttctggaaAGTTTAGGCACCAtgttcactgttttttttcctggtgTTTCTTCAGTGTTGTTGACGACAGTGAGCCCGAAAAGACAGATGCCA
This window contains:
- the LOC7454556 gene encoding ubiquitin-like modifier-activating enzyme 5 isoform X2, whose protein sequence is MALQRMGIVDNYERIRDFSVAVIGVVAGLLVQNTLKFLLQFGHVSPYLGYNSLKDYFPTMEMRPNPQCSNAACLERQKEYLLEKPAGDAAIRAKMEAEALLVPEGPLHADNEWDISVVDDSEPEKTDATSSDEFQKPPAAEPATTSFDDIEELRKQLDALNAD
- the LOC7454556 gene encoding ubiquitin-like modifier-activating enzyme 5 isoform X1, yielding MALQRMGIVDNYERIRDFSVAVIGVVAGLLVQNTLKFLLQFGHVSPYLGYNSLKDYFPTMEMRPNPQCSNAACLERQKEYLLEKPAGDAAIRAKMEAEALLVPEGPLHADNEWDISVVDDSEPEKTDATSSDALKVLLVSSQLQMSFKNPQLLNQLQLRLMTLKNFGSNLMPLMLIKVQY